In Methanocorpusculum sp., a genomic segment contains:
- a CDS encoding methylated-DNA--[protein]-cysteine S-methyltransferase, producing the protein MLQGACSFGLWKVAVDYDGTVIHRVRFVRTAPEGPVPVQFTRFLAGKGTMFTPLTSSAVSGEGTYAKIYRAVSDIPYGKTRSYGEIAEVAGTHPRVVGNAMARNPTPLIVPCHRVITADGSVGGFSPDPEIKKTLLLLEKSTILRRFS; encoded by the coding sequence ATGCTTCAGGGCGCATGTAGTTTTGGACTCTGGAAGGTCGCGGTCGATTATGATGGGACAGTGATCCATCGAGTCAGATTCGTTAGAACGGCACCTGAGGGTCCGGTCCCGGTACAGTTTACCAGGTTCCTTGCGGGAAAAGGAACTATGTTCACTCCGCTGACCTCATCTGCGGTGTCAGGCGAAGGGACGTATGCTAAAATCTATCGAGCAGTGTCGGATATCCCGTACGGAAAAACACGAAGTTACGGAGAGATCGCCGAGGTCGCCGGGACACACCCGCGCGTGGTCGGGAACGCTATGGCACGAAATCCCACGCCGCTGATCGTGCCGTGTCACCGGGTCATCACAGCCGATGGAAGTGTCGGCGGATTCTCACCTGACCCAGAGATCAAAAAAACCCTTTTATTGCTCGAAAAAAGCACGATTTTACGACGTTTTTCATAA